The genomic region CACAGCTGTACGCATACCTCGCTCGCAAAGACGAGGCGACTGTCCAAGACGTAATGCACGAACTCAGCCTCGCACAGGGAACTGCCTACAGCTACGTTAACCGGCTCGTTGACGCCGACGTCGTTGAGCTCACTCACGACGAGCAGCCCCGTCGATATGCAGCCCGCGAGATCAATCTGACTGTGACGACAGTCGCGGGCGACCGCGAGTACACGATCACGCCAGCGCTCATTGACGCGGTCGGTCGCCGTGAGTCCAACGATGACATCGACACCTACATCGACCGCCACAGCGTCGCCGGCCTCGCAACGGCGCTCACCTACGCGGTCGCCCGCGAACGTGGGGAAACAACCCACCGGCTGATGGCTGAGGATCTCGATATCTCGCCGCTGGCTGCGGAGATGATCCTGCAGGCGCTCCGGTCCGTCGTCCACGAGCACTACGACATCGAGGCGTCGGGCGCGTCGCTTGACCAGTTGGACAGCGACGACAGCGACGCGGCTGATGACATGTGAGCAGCCTCCATATCGTCGACACCGGCCTGTTCGTCGCGATGGGGCAGCTGTCGAACAGGCGGTACAAGGCCGTCCGTCGATTTGCCCGCCAGAACGACATCACCTTCGTCCTTCCAGAGC from Haloarcula hispanica ATCC 33960 harbors:
- a CDS encoding DUF7437 domain-containing protein, which encodes MSRTSDQTDGDIVRDFLSVADLLEEPQLAQLYAYLARKDEATVQDVMHELSLAQGTAYSYVNRLVDADVVELTHDEQPRRYAAREINLTVTTVAGDREYTITPALIDAVGRRESNDDIDTYIDRHSVAGLATALTYAVARERGETTHRLMAEDLDISPLAAEMILQALRSVVHEHYDIEASGASLDQLDSDDSDAADDM